Proteins co-encoded in one Sulfuricystis thermophila genomic window:
- a CDS encoding cytochrome C oxidase subunit IV family protein: protein MNTHLLNVLWVALLVATVLTWLIGKTGHAGPLAVSAILVIAAIKGWMIIQDFMALRRVRLLWRGLVLGWLLAVLAVILIAYWLGVR from the coding sequence ATGAATACCCATCTGCTGAACGTCCTCTGGGTGGCGCTGCTGGTCGCCACCGTGCTCACCTGGCTGATCGGCAAGACCGGCCATGCCGGCCCTCTCGCGGTGAGCGCCATCCTCGTCATCGCCGCGATCAAGGGCTGGATGATCATCCAGGACTTCATGGCCCTGCGCCGGGTGCGGCTGCTGTGGCGCGGCCTCGTGCTCGGCTGGCTGCTGGCGGTGTTGGCGGTGATCCTGATCGCCTACTGGCTGGGAGTGAGATGA
- a CDS encoding cytochrome c oxidase subunit 3, with protein sequence MNPRHHGHALRPYPPGDLAIWVFILAELAAFFALFAAYAFTRLTHLELFNEMQKTLDSTAGMINTLLLITGSWGVARAVAAIKANHVRASANWLLMAIMSGVGFLIVKYFEYGAKFAAGVTLETNLFYTFYISLTMFHALHVVLGMVILLFVWNKTRRGGYSAHDHHGMETGASYWHMVDLVWIVLFPLVYVMR encoded by the coding sequence ATGAATCCCCGCCACCACGGGCATGCGCTGCGTCCCTATCCACCCGGCGATCTCGCGATCTGGGTGTTCATCCTCGCCGAGCTCGCCGCCTTCTTCGCGCTGTTCGCCGCCTATGCCTTCACGCGCCTGACGCACCTCGAGCTGTTCAACGAGATGCAGAAAACGCTCGACAGCACGGCCGGCATGATCAACACGCTGTTGTTGATCACCGGCAGCTGGGGCGTGGCCCGTGCGGTGGCGGCGATCAAGGCGAATCACGTCCGCGCCAGCGCGAACTGGCTCTTGATGGCGATCATGAGCGGCGTGGGCTTCCTGATCGTCAAGTATTTCGAATACGGAGCCAAGTTCGCCGCCGGCGTCACCCTGGAAACCAATCTCTTCTACACCTTTTACATTTCGCTCACCATGTTCCACGCGCTGCATGTCGTGCTGGGCATGGTGATCCTGCTGTTCGTCTGGAACAAGACCCGCCGTGGCGGCTACTCGGCGCACGATCACCACGGGATGGAAACCGGCGCCTCCTACTGGCACATGGTCGATCTGGTCTGGATCGTGCTGTTTCCGCTCGTCTATGTGATGCGATGA
- a CDS encoding cbb3-type cytochrome c oxidase subunit I — protein MQYKSQAVAKPYFIAAIALFVAQILFGLIMGLQYVWGDFLFPYIPFNVARMVHTNALIVWLLMGFMGATYYLIPEEAETELASPKLALAMFWIFLVAAGLTVVGYLTVPYVRLAAMTGNDLLPTMGREFLEQPLITKLGIVVVALAFLFNVTLTVLKGRKTAINTVLLIGLWGLAVLFLFSFVNPHNVVRDKFYWWWVVHLWVEGVWELILGSILAFVLIKVTGVDREVIEKWLYVIITLTLVTGILGTGHHYYWIGTPEYWQLIGSIFSALEPIPFFAMTLFAFNMVNRRRREHPNKAATLWALGTGVMAFLGAGVWGFLHTLSPVNFYTHGTQITAAHGHMAFYGAYVMVNLTLISYAMPILRGRAANSNKSQVAEMWGFWLMTVSIVFITLFLTAAGILQVWLQRVSENPLPFMVAQEQVSLFYWMREWSGVIFLIGLLVYIWSFFIPGEEKAAA, from the coding sequence ATGCAATACAAATCGCAAGCCGTCGCGAAGCCGTATTTCATCGCGGCCATCGCGCTGTTCGTCGCGCAGATCCTGTTCGGCCTGATCATGGGCCTGCAGTACGTCTGGGGCGACTTCCTGTTTCCTTACATCCCGTTCAACGTCGCGCGCATGGTGCATACCAACGCGCTGATCGTCTGGCTGTTGATGGGCTTCATGGGGGCGACCTACTACCTGATCCCGGAAGAGGCCGAAACCGAGCTTGCGAGCCCGAAACTCGCGCTGGCGATGTTCTGGATCTTCCTCGTCGCCGCGGGCCTCACCGTGGTCGGCTATCTCACCGTGCCCTACGTGCGGCTGGCGGCGATGACCGGCAATGACCTGTTGCCGACGATGGGCCGCGAGTTCCTCGAACAGCCGCTGATCACCAAGCTGGGCATCGTCGTCGTCGCGCTGGCCTTCCTGTTCAACGTCACGCTGACGGTGCTGAAAGGCAGGAAGACGGCGATCAACACGGTGCTACTGATCGGCCTGTGGGGTCTGGCGGTGCTGTTCCTGTTCTCGTTCGTCAACCCCCACAACGTCGTGCGCGACAAGTTCTACTGGTGGTGGGTGGTGCACCTGTGGGTGGAAGGCGTCTGGGAACTGATCCTCGGCTCGATCCTCGCCTTCGTGCTGATCAAGGTGACGGGTGTCGACCGTGAAGTGATCGAGAAGTGGCTGTACGTGATCATCACGCTGACGCTGGTCACCGGCATCCTCGGCACCGGCCACCACTACTACTGGATCGGCACGCCGGAATACTGGCAGCTGATCGGCTCGATCTTCTCGGCGCTGGAACCGATCCCGTTCTTCGCGATGACCCTGTTCGCCTTCAACATGGTCAACCGCCGTCGTCGCGAGCATCCGAACAAGGCGGCGACGCTGTGGGCGCTCGGCACCGGCGTGATGGCCTTCCTCGGCGCCGGCGTGTGGGGCTTCCTGCACACCCTGTCGCCGGTGAACTTCTACACGCACGGCACGCAGATCACCGCGGCGCATGGCCACATGGCTTTCTACGGCGCCTATGTGATGGTCAACCTGACGCTGATCAGCTATGCGATGCCGATTCTGCGCGGCCGCGCCGCCAACTCGAACAAGTCGCAAGTGGCGGAAATGTGGGGCTTCTGGCTGATGACGGTGTCGATCGTCTTCATCACGCTGTTCCTCACCGCCGCCGGCATCCTGCAAGTGTGGCTGCAGCGCGTCTCCGAGAATCCGCTGCCCTTCATGGTGGCGCAGGAGCAGGTCAGCCTGTTCTACTGGATGCGTGAGTGGTCCGGCGTGATCTTCCTGATCGGCCTCCTGGTCTATATCTGGAGCTTCTTCATCCCGGGCGAAGAGAAGGCCGCCGCCTGA
- a CDS encoding c-type cytochrome, whose translation MSEAFTTSTARNIFYGGTLFFLLVFLALTYQTEQSIPQRDKREMLTDPKVIAGKKIWETNNCIGCHTLLGEGAYFAPELGNVVKRLGSEEAVKAFIKSRPPTGIPGRRSMPQFNFTDQQLDEIAAFLKYVSEINTAKWPPNIQG comes from the coding sequence ATGAGCGAAGCATTCACTACCTCGACTGCCCGGAACATCTTCTACGGCGGGACGCTGTTCTTCCTGCTGGTGTTCCTGGCGCTGACCTATCAGACCGAACAGAGTATTCCGCAGCGCGACAAGCGCGAGATGCTTACCGATCCCAAGGTCATCGCCGGCAAGAAGATCTGGGAGACCAACAACTGCATCGGCTGCCACACCCTGCTCGGCGAAGGCGCCTACTTCGCGCCCGAGCTGGGCAACGTCGTCAAACGCCTCGGCAGCGAGGAGGCGGTCAAGGCATTCATCAAGAGCCGTCCGCCCACAGGCATTCCCGGTCGGCGCAGCATGCCGCAGTTCAACTTCACGGATCAGCAGCTCGACGAGATCGCCGCGTTCCTGAAGTACGTGTCCGAGATCAACACCGCCAAGTGGCCGCCCAACATCCAGGGCTGA
- the alaS gene encoding alanine--tRNA ligase: MKSAEIREKFLKFFESKGHTIVPSSSLVPFDDPTLLFTNAGMNQFKDVFLGFDKRPYSRATTAQKCVRAGGKHNDLENVGYTARHHTFFEMLGNFSFGDYFKRDAIQYAWELLTEVYKLPAEKLWVTVYAEDDEAYDIWTKEVGVPVERAVRIGDNKGGRYLSDNFWMMGDTGPCGPCTEIFYDHGPGIPGGPPGSPEEDGDRYIEIWNLVFMQFNRDEQGVMHPLPKPSVDTGMGLERIAAVLQGVHSNYDIDLMQALVKAAARETGQTNLDQPSLRVLADHIRASSFLLADGVIPGNEGRGFVLRRIIRRAIRHGWKLGAREPFFHRLVPDLVAEMGAAYPELAAAQAKVMEMLKLEEERFFATIEHGMAIVENQLEAMKQQGAKVFDGSTAFKLHDTYGFPLDLTADICREHGVTVDAAAFDAAMAQQKEQARAAGKFKMAAQLDYDGPATHFRGYETLEAKGNIIALYKEGVPVNELDEGEQGVVVLDETPFYAESGGQVGDRGVLMSVHGIFAVEDTQKIQASVFGHHGIVKTGKLTVGNGVTAKVDIQARARTMRHHSATHLMHKALREVLGPHVQQKGSLVDADKTRFDFAHNAPMTSDELRKVEALVNAEILANAATEARVMPLAEAQMSGAMMLFGEKYGDEVRVLTIGSSKELCGGTHVSRTGDIGLFKIVSEGGVAAGIRRIEAVCGDVALAWVEAQQATLDEVMAALKAQPQEVAQKVHQTIEQLRATEKELARLKAKLATLQGEELADQAVDVKGIKVLAATLDGADVPTLRETMDKLKDKLKSAVIVLASVLDRKVSLIAGVTNDLTAKLKAGELVNAVAQQVGGKGGGRPDMAQAGGTQPENLPAALASVKQWVEARL; this comes from the coding sequence ATGAAAAGCGCAGAAATCCGCGAAAAGTTCCTCAAGTTCTTCGAGTCCAAGGGCCACACCATCGTGCCGTCGTCGTCGCTGGTGCCGTTCGACGACCCGACGCTGCTGTTTACCAACGCCGGCATGAACCAGTTCAAGGATGTCTTCCTCGGTTTCGACAAGCGCCCCTACTCACGCGCCACCACCGCACAGAAGTGTGTGCGCGCCGGCGGCAAGCACAACGACCTCGAGAACGTCGGCTACACCGCGCGGCATCACACCTTCTTCGAGATGCTCGGCAACTTCAGCTTTGGCGATTACTTCAAGCGCGACGCGATCCAATACGCCTGGGAGCTGTTGACCGAGGTTTACAAACTGCCGGCCGAGAAGCTGTGGGTCACCGTCTATGCCGAGGACGACGAGGCCTATGACATCTGGACCAAGGAAGTCGGCGTGCCGGTCGAGCGCGCGGTGCGCATCGGTGACAACAAGGGTGGCCGTTATCTGTCCGACAACTTCTGGATGATGGGCGATACCGGTCCCTGCGGCCCCTGCACCGAGATCTTCTACGACCACGGCCCCGGCATTCCCGGCGGCCCGCCCGGTTCGCCGGAGGAAGACGGCGACCGCTACATCGAGATCTGGAACCTGGTCTTCATGCAGTTCAACCGCGACGAGCAGGGCGTGATGCACCCGCTGCCCAAGCCTTCGGTCGACACCGGCATGGGCCTCGAGCGCATCGCCGCGGTGCTGCAGGGCGTGCACAGCAATTACGACATCGATCTGATGCAGGCGCTGGTCAAGGCCGCGGCGCGCGAGACGGGGCAGACGAACCTCGATCAGCCCTCGTTGCGCGTCCTGGCCGATCACATCCGCGCATCGAGCTTCCTGTTGGCCGACGGCGTGATTCCCGGCAACGAGGGCCGCGGCTTCGTCCTGCGGCGCATCATCCGCCGCGCCATCCGCCATGGCTGGAAGCTCGGCGCGCGCGAGCCCTTCTTCCACCGTCTGGTGCCCGACCTGGTGGCCGAAATGGGTGCGGCCTATCCGGAACTCGCGGCAGCGCAGGCGAAGGTGATGGAGATGCTCAAGCTCGAAGAGGAGCGCTTCTTCGCCACCATCGAGCACGGCATGGCGATCGTAGAAAACCAGCTCGAGGCGATGAAACAGCAGGGCGCCAAGGTGTTCGATGGTTCGACGGCCTTCAAGCTGCATGACACCTATGGCTTCCCGCTGGATCTCACTGCCGACATCTGCCGCGAGCATGGCGTGACGGTCGATGCCGCCGCCTTCGACGCCGCGATGGCGCAGCAGAAGGAACAGGCCCGCGCGGCCGGCAAGTTCAAGATGGCCGCCCAGCTCGACTACGACGGGCCGGCGACGCACTTCCGCGGTTATGAAACGCTCGAAGCGAAAGGCAACATCATCGCGCTCTACAAGGAAGGCGTGCCGGTCAATGAGCTCGATGAGGGCGAGCAGGGCGTGGTGGTGCTCGATGAAACGCCGTTCTATGCCGAATCCGGCGGCCAGGTCGGCGATCGCGGTGTGCTCATGTCGGTGCATGGCATCTTCGCCGTCGAAGACACGCAGAAGATCCAGGCCAGCGTCTTCGGTCATCATGGCATCGTCAAGACCGGCAAGCTCACCGTCGGCAATGGCGTGACGGCGAAAGTCGATATTCAGGCGCGCGCCCGCACGATGCGCCACCATTCGGCCACGCATCTCATGCACAAGGCCTTGCGCGAGGTGCTGGGGCCCCACGTGCAGCAGAAGGGTTCCTTGGTCGACGCGGACAAGACGCGCTTCGACTTCGCGCACAACGCGCCCATGACGAGCGATGAACTCCGCAAGGTGGAAGCGCTCGTCAATGCCGAGATTCTCGCCAATGCGGCGACCGAAGCGCGCGTGATGCCCTTGGCGGAAGCGCAAATGAGCGGCGCGATGATGCTGTTCGGCGAGAAATACGGCGACGAAGTGCGCGTGCTGACGATCGGTTCGTCGAAGGAGCTTTGTGGCGGCACCCACGTTTCCCGCACCGGCGATATCGGTCTGTTCAAGATCGTCAGCGAGGGCGGGGTGGCCGCGGGCATCCGCCGTATCGAGGCGGTGTGCGGCGATGTCGCGCTCGCCTGGGTCGAGGCGCAACAGGCCACGCTCGACGAGGTCATGGCCGCTTTGAAGGCTCAGCCGCAGGAAGTGGCGCAGAAGGTGCATCAAACCATCGAGCAGTTACGCGCGACGGAAAAAGAGCTGGCGCGACTGAAAGCGAAACTGGCGACATTGCAAGGCGAGGAGCTCGCCGATCAGGCCGTCGATGTCAAGGGCATCAAGGTGCTCGCCGCGACGCTCGACGGCGCCGATGTGCCGACCTTGCGCGAGACGATGGACAAGCTCAAAGACAAGCTCAAGTCCGCCGTCATCGTGCTGGCCTCGGTTCTCGATCGCAAGGTGAGCCTGATCGCCGGTGTCACGAACGATCTCACGGCGAAGCTGAAAGCCGGTGAGCTCGTCAATGCGGTGGCGCAGCAGGTCGGCGGCAAGGGCGGCGGCCGGCCCGACATGGCGCAGGCCGGCGGCACGCAGCCGGAAAACCTGCCGGCGGCGCTGGCAAGCGTCAAGCAGTGGGTCGAAGCAAGGCTCTGA
- a CDS encoding glycerophosphodiester phosphodiesterase family protein translates to MIRYPRIIAHRCGGHLAMENSIAGLLAAKRAGCRAVEFDVMLTRDGVPILMHDETLERTTHCKGAVAALTLAEIRACDPRVPTLAEAIGMCERLGLWANVELKPAAGHEEETGAVVGRWLARHWHGQGVISSFSEKSALAARHELPEAAFALLCDRLPEDWQARLSRLGAVAVHLNAVHADEATAHDLASAGIPWAAWTVNDRATAERLFTLGAAAIFTDRPDLW, encoded by the coding sequence GTGATCCGCTATCCGCGAATCATCGCGCATCGCTGCGGCGGGCATCTGGCGATGGAGAACTCCATTGCCGGCCTGCTGGCGGCGAAACGGGCCGGCTGCCGCGCCGTCGAGTTCGACGTGATGCTCACCCGTGATGGCGTGCCGATCCTGATGCACGACGAGACGCTCGAGCGCACCACGCACTGCAAAGGCGCGGTGGCCGCCCTGACACTGGCCGAGATCCGCGCCTGCGATCCGCGCGTGCCGACGCTCGCTGAGGCGATCGGCATGTGTGAGCGGCTCGGTCTGTGGGCGAACGTCGAGTTGAAACCCGCGGCCGGTCACGAGGAGGAGACGGGCGCGGTCGTCGGCCGCTGGCTGGCGCGCCACTGGCATGGCCAGGGCGTGATCTCCTCGTTCAGCGAAAAGTCGGCGCTGGCGGCACGGCACGAATTGCCGGAAGCGGCCTTCGCGCTCTTGTGCGATCGGCTGCCCGAGGACTGGCAGGCGCGCCTTTCGCGTCTGGGCGCCGTTGCCGTGCATCTGAATGCGGTCCATGCGGACGAGGCGACGGCACATGACCTGGCCAGCGCGGGCATTCCCTGGGCGGCGTGGACGGTGAATGATCGGGCGACGGCCGAGCGCCTGTTCACGCTGGGCGCCGCGGCGATCTTCACCGACCGGCCCGACCTGTGGTAG
- a CDS encoding extracellular solute-binding protein gives MKHSFLSLAAGVLLAMPGLLQAAPKTKPAAAPVAPPQEIVLRHALSGPALDAFATLVLRFNDAEAKLKSGAGRIVLEDAQGVAERARLPHLALFDEDDALAMFGTRPRFRPLHQVMATGKQAFDVKAFYPQVFDAVDDLAGRMQALPIALSLPVLFYNKTAFTKAGLDPNTPPKTWWEVQEAAGKLREAGWQCPLTSSRFAWVHVENVAAQHGEPLVVKDGKQDRLAINNMVNVKHMALLTSWQKSHYFVYSGPGREGDERFAKGECAMLTGESSLYALLKRQQPEFPLGVAALPHYDDVYGAKPKQVLPDGASLWVLAADKKPEQQVIARFIAFLMRPDVQRDWVRATGFLPMTPAAMQALRESGVDPAILAQADARLSMPKRDAARTKNGFGKSRIRAILDEEVEFVWGNQKPPKAALDAAVARAQPLFAPAAKP, from the coding sequence ATGAAACACAGTTTTCTCTCTCTCGCCGCTGGCGTGCTGCTGGCCATGCCCGGCCTGCTCCAGGCTGCCCCCAAGACGAAGCCCGCCGCCGCGCCGGTGGCACCGCCCCAGGAAATCGTCTTGCGCCATGCCTTGTCCGGGCCGGCGCTCGATGCCTTCGCGACGCTGGTGTTGCGTTTCAACGACGCGGAGGCGAAGCTGAAGAGCGGCGCCGGACGCATCGTGCTCGAAGACGCGCAAGGTGTCGCCGAGCGCGCGCGGCTGCCGCATCTGGCCTTGTTCGACGAGGACGATGCGCTGGCGATGTTCGGCACCCGACCGCGCTTCCGGCCGCTCCATCAGGTGATGGCCACCGGCAAGCAGGCTTTCGATGTGAAGGCTTTCTACCCGCAGGTGTTCGATGCCGTCGATGACCTCGCCGGCCGCATGCAGGCCCTGCCGATCGCGTTGTCGTTGCCGGTGCTGTTCTACAACAAGACGGCCTTCACCAAGGCGGGACTCGATCCGAATACGCCGCCGAAAACCTGGTGGGAGGTGCAGGAGGCCGCCGGCAAGCTGCGCGAAGCCGGCTGGCAGTGCCCGCTCACCAGCTCGCGTTTTGCCTGGGTGCATGTCGAGAACGTCGCCGCCCAGCATGGCGAGCCACTGGTGGTGAAGGACGGCAAGCAGGATCGGCTGGCGATCAACAACATGGTCAATGTCAAGCACATGGCGCTGTTGACGAGCTGGCAGAAGAGCCATTATTTCGTCTATTCCGGTCCGGGCCGCGAAGGCGACGAGCGTTTCGCCAAAGGCGAATGCGCGATGCTCACCGGCGAGTCCTCCCTCTATGCACTACTCAAACGGCAGCAGCCGGAATTTCCGCTCGGCGTCGCCGCGCTGCCCCATTACGACGACGTCTATGGCGCGAAGCCCAAACAGGTGCTGCCCGACGGCGCCTCGTTGTGGGTGCTGGCGGCGGACAAGAAGCCGGAGCAGCAGGTCATTGCGCGCTTCATCGCCTTCCTGATGCGTCCCGACGTGCAGCGCGACTGGGTGCGCGCCACCGGCTTTTTGCCGATGACCCCGGCCGCCATGCAGGCGCTGCGCGAATCCGGCGTCGATCCGGCGATCCTCGCCCAGGCCGATGCCCGGCTGTCGATGCCGAAGCGTGACGCGGCGCGCACCAAGAACGGCTTCGGCAAGAGCCGCATCCGCGCCATTCTCGACGAAGAGGTCGAATTCGTCTGGGGTAACCAAAAGCCGCCGAAAGCCGCGCTCGATGCGGCGGTGGCGCGTGCTCAGCCACTCTTCGCCCCGGCGGCGAAGCCGTGA
- a CDS encoding DEAD/DEAH box helicase, which produces MKFSDLGLAPEILRAVQDAGYLEPTPIQAQAIPAVLAGHDVMGGAQTGTGKTASFTLPLLHKLARHANTSPSPARHPVRALILTPTRELAMQVEESVKTYGKYLPLRSVCIYGGVDMKAQITALKEGREIVVATPGRLLDHVEQKTVNFGAVEFLVLDEADRMLDMGFIPDIKRILALLPTTRQSLLFSATFSDEIKKLADAMLKSPLLIEVARRNTVSETITHRVHPVAAERKRYLLKHLLEDPAMRQVLVFVGTKFGAARLATWLARQGIQATAIHGDKSQQERTRALDAFKSGQARVLVATDVAARGLDIDDLPHVINYELPRVAEDYVHRIGRTGRAGKTGEATSLVAPEEMKQLAEIEKLTRFKIERVVVPGFEPGAAGPAAEREERPERAGRGHKQDRRAGHGPKAPIDHLPAPAAHLPRVPQQPMIAADGFDFSQPYTPKEVPAAPPSDTKSALAERHPRKPLRPVAALLGGFAKKPENPA; this is translated from the coding sequence TTGAAATTCAGCGACCTCGGGCTGGCGCCCGAAATCTTGCGGGCCGTGCAAGATGCCGGCTATCTCGAACCGACGCCGATCCAGGCGCAGGCGATTCCCGCCGTGCTGGCCGGCCATGACGTGATGGGCGGCGCGCAGACCGGCACCGGCAAGACCGCCAGCTTCACCCTGCCGCTGTTGCACAAGCTCGCCCGCCATGCCAACACCAGCCCTTCCCCCGCCCGCCATCCGGTGCGCGCACTGATCCTGACGCCGACGCGCGAACTGGCGATGCAGGTCGAGGAATCGGTCAAGACCTACGGCAAGTATCTGCCGCTACGCTCGGTGTGCATCTACGGCGGCGTAGACATGAAGGCCCAGATCACCGCGCTCAAGGAAGGGCGCGAGATCGTCGTCGCCACGCCCGGGCGGCTGCTCGATCACGTCGAGCAGAAGACGGTGAATTTCGGCGCCGTCGAATTCCTCGTGCTCGACGAAGCCGACCGCATGCTCGACATGGGCTTCATCCCGGACATCAAGCGCATCCTCGCGCTCTTGCCGACGACGCGCCAGAGCCTGCTGTTCTCGGCGACCTTCTCGGACGAGATCAAAAAGCTCGCCGACGCGATGTTGAAAAGCCCGCTGCTGATCGAGGTCGCGCGCCGCAACACGGTGTCCGAGACCATCACCCACCGCGTGCATCCGGTCGCCGCCGAGCGGAAACGTTACCTGCTCAAGCATCTGCTCGAGGACCCGGCGATGCGCCAGGTGCTGGTCTTCGTCGGCACCAAGTTCGGCGCCGCGCGACTCGCCACCTGGCTCGCACGCCAGGGCATCCAGGCCACCGCGATCCACGGCGACAAGAGCCAGCAGGAGAGGACCCGCGCGCTCGACGCCTTCAAGTCGGGTCAGGCGCGCGTGCTGGTCGCCACCGACGTCGCGGCACGCGGCCTCGACATCGACGACCTGCCGCACGTGATCAATTACGAGCTGCCGCGCGTCGCCGAAGATTACGTGCATCGCATCGGCCGCACCGGCCGGGCCGGCAAGACGGGCGAGGCGACTTCGCTGGTCGCGCCCGAGGAGATGAAGCAACTGGCCGAAATCGAAAAGCTCACGCGCTTCAAGATCGAACGCGTCGTCGTCCCGGGCTTCGAGCCCGGTGCGGCTGGCCCCGCGGCCGAACGCGAGGAACGGCCGGAACGCGCTGGCCGCGGGCACAAGCAGGACAGACGCGCCGGCCACGGGCCGAAGGCGCCGATCGACCATCTGCCCGCCCCTGCCGCGCATCTGCCGCGCGTGCCGCAGCAGCCAATGATCGCTGCCGACGGCTTCGATTTTTCCCAGCCCTACACGCCGAAGGAAGTCCCTGCCGCACCGCCGAGTGACACAAAGTCGGCGCTGGCGGAACGGCACCCGCGCAAGCCCCTGCGCCCCGTTGCCGCCCTGTTGGGCGGTTTTGCCAAGAAACCGGAGAATCCCGCATGA
- a CDS encoding fumarylacetoacetate hydrolase family protein: MKLVRFGPQGREKPGLIDRDGRLRDLSAHCATIGWEELSPAGLKRLSRIDPATLPVVKGKPRLGVPFTGISKIVGVGLNYRDHAKETGAAIPTEPVLFMKATTAINGPFDDIVLPRGSTMTDWEAELGVVIGKTARYVEESQALAHVAGYVTFHDVSERDFQKNRGGSWDKGKGCDSFAPIGPWLVTRDEVPDPQRLRVWCEVNGERRQDGNTADMIFPVAHLVSYISQFMTLLPGDVICTGTPAGVGLGMKPPRFLKAGDVVRIGVEGLGEQCQKVVAS; encoded by the coding sequence ATGAAACTCGTCCGCTTCGGCCCGCAGGGCCGTGAAAAACCCGGCCTGATCGACCGAGACGGCCGCCTGCGCGACCTGTCCGCCCATTGCGCCACGATCGGCTGGGAGGAACTGTCGCCCGCCGGCCTCAAGCGACTGTCCCGCATCGATCCGGCCACGCTGCCCGTCGTCAAAGGCAAACCGCGGCTGGGCGTGCCTTTCACGGGCATCAGCAAGATCGTCGGCGTCGGTCTCAACTACCGCGACCACGCCAAAGAGACCGGCGCCGCAATCCCGACCGAACCGGTGTTGTTCATGAAGGCCACCACGGCGATCAACGGCCCTTTCGATGACATCGTGCTTCCCCGCGGCTCGACGATGACCGACTGGGAAGCCGAGCTCGGCGTCGTCATCGGCAAGACGGCCCGTTACGTCGAGGAAAGCCAGGCGCTCGCCCATGTCGCCGGCTATGTCACCTTCCACGACGTTTCCGAACGCGACTTCCAGAAGAACCGCGGCGGCAGCTGGGACAAGGGCAAGGGCTGCGACAGCTTCGCGCCGATCGGCCCCTGGCTCGTCACGCGCGACGAGGTGCCGGATCCGCAACGCTTGCGCGTCTGGTGTGAAGTCAATGGCGAGCGGCGCCAGGACGGCAACACCGCCGACATGATCTTCCCGGTCGCACATCTGGTCAGCTACATCTCGCAGTTCATGACGCTCTTGCCGGGTGATGTGATCTGCACCGGCACGCCGGCCGGTGTCGGGCTGGGCATGAAGCCGCCGCGTTTCCTCAAGGCCGGCGATGTCGTCAGGATCGGCGTCGAAGGATTGGGCGAACAATGCCAGAAAGTGGTCGCTTCCTGA
- a CDS encoding DOMON-like domain-containing protein, whose product MSQAIHATLAAHPDNPQGFVQRVGVTVLQKDDGTLKLAYTIHCPAGLMRVPTREAPAPAGALWQTTCCELFVAADSDCAYREFNFSPSGQWAAYDFAAYREPLKPGAPIPAPLLWSHYRDGSLRLDASLSPSALPAGRHLRCALAVVVERHDGRLGYWALAHPAGPPDFHHPTSFLLAFPRPR is encoded by the coding sequence ATGAGCCAGGCGATCCATGCCACCCTCGCCGCTCATCCCGACAATCCGCAGGGCTTCGTGCAGCGCGTTGGCGTCACCGTGCTGCAAAAGGACGACGGGACGCTGAAGCTCGCCTACACGATCCACTGCCCGGCGGGTCTGATGCGGGTACCGACGCGCGAGGCCCCGGCGCCCGCTGGCGCACTGTGGCAGACCACCTGCTGCGAACTTTTCGTCGCCGCCGACAGCGATTGCGCCTACCGTGAATTCAATTTCTCGCCCTCCGGTCAGTGGGCCGCGTACGATTTCGCCGCTTACCGCGAGCCGCTGAAGCCTGGCGCACCGATCCCGGCGCCGTTGCTGTGGTCGCACTACCGGGATGGCAGCCTGCGCCTCGATGCGAGTCTTTCGCCTTCGGCGCTGCCGGCCGGCAGGCATCTGCGCTGCGCGCTCGCGGTGGTCGTCGAGCGCCATGACGGCCGGCTCGGCTACTGGGCGCTGGCCCATCCTGCGGGCCCCCCCGACTTCCATCACCCCACCAGCTTCCTGCTCGCCTTCCCCCGCCCCCGATGA